From Leptodactylus fuscus isolate aLepFus1 chromosome 11, aLepFus1.hap2, whole genome shotgun sequence, one genomic window encodes:
- the INPP5E gene encoding phosphatidylinositol polyphosphate 5-phosphatase type IV: MDVLQQPGPTMPILMERKSSHPLLLSSHGSATTEDGAMIMDDSELTLKKEQEIRDWIEQQDGGPGRNATSHVTPRPPGRPKPRLRRLERAFSLDDHSWRRKFKASQGSLTDPNESGSSTGSLQEAAEPSGNTHLPSGVVSRFPQITHVSDNHKVHLVHTKPLQPPPQVETRTSWRTPRTANRMRADYPDYEHQQLLRHTSSLSDTRLNGVVCDHCSNDSMRSTYSLLTPLRSKDVRNRSYLEGSLLASGALLGAEELDRYFPERLLRVFIATWNMQGRKELPETLDDFLLPSDDDFAQDMYVIGVQEGSPERREWEIRLQETLGPHYVLLHSSAHGVLYLSVFIRRDLIWFCSEVEYATVTTRIVSQIKTKGALGVAFTFFGTSFLFITSHFTSGDGKVTERILDYKKIVEGLALPRNIPDTNPYRSSSLDVTSRFDEVFWFGDFNFRLNKDRPGVNSILQCKPESDMSHLLQYDQLIKEMNDGSIFKGFEEASIQFLPTYKFDIGCDDYDTTSKQRTPSYTDRVVYKSRNKGDIRVLRYASCSLVKTSDHRPVFGLFEVRIRPGRDNIPLAAGLFDRELYLLGIKRRISRELQKRQAIKNQKNSSVCTIS; encoded by the exons ATGGACGTCCTCCAGCAGCCTGGACCCACCATGCCCATATTGATGGAGCGGAAGAGCTCTCACCCCTTGCTGCTTTCTAGCCATGGAAGTGCCACGACAGAGGATGGTGCGATGATAATGGACGATTCGGAGTTAACCCTAAAGAAAGAGCAGGAGATCAGGGACTGGATAGAGCAGCAGGATGGCGGCCCGGGGAGGAATGCTACTAGTCATGTGACTCCTAGACCTCCGGGCAGGCCAAAGCCAAGGCTGCGCAGACTGGAGAGGGCCTTCTCCCTGGATGACCACAGCTGGCGCAGGAAGTTTAAGGCGAGCCAGGGGAGCTTAACGGACCCCAACGAGAGCGGCTCCTCCACCGGGTCTCTCCAGGAAGCCGCCGAGCCGTCAGGGAACACTCACCTACCGTCTGGAGTGGTATCAAGATTTCCCCAAATCACTCATGTGTCCGATAATCATAAAGTGCATCTGGTTCACACGAAGCCCCTGCAGCCGCCCCCCCAGGTGGAAACCAGAACAAGCTGGAGGACACCGAGGACGGCTAATAGGATGCGGGCGGATTACCCGGATTATGAGCACCAGCAGCTCCTCCGGCACACCAGCAGCCTGAGCGACACACGGCTGAACGGTGTGGTGTGTGACCACTGCTCCAATGACTCCATGAGAAGCACGTACAGCCTGCTCACACCCCTCCGCTCCAAAGATGTCCGCAACAG AAGTTACTTGGAGGGCAGCCTCTTGGCCAGCGGGGCATTGCTTGGAGCTGAGGAACTAGACCGATATTTCCCAGAGAGACTGCTGAGAGTTTTTATTGCTACCTGGAACATGCAAGGAAGGAAG GAGCTCCCGGAGACGTTGGATGATTTTTTGCTGCCTTCAGACGATGATTTTGCGCAGGACATGTACGTCATCGGAGTCCAGGAGGGAAGCCCAGAACG GCGGGAGTGGGAGATCCGACTGCAGGAGACCCTGGGCCCTCATTACGTGCTGCTCCACTCCAGCGCTCATGGCGTCCTCTACCTCTCCGTCTTCATTCGACGTGACCTGATTTGGTTCTGCTCCG AGGTGGAATACGCCACGGTGACCACGCGGATTGTCTCACAGATCAAGACCAAAGGAGCCCTGGGGGTGGCCTTCACTTTTTTTGGAACCTCCTTCCTCTTCATCACGTCTCATTTCACAT CTGGAGACGGGAAAGTGACAGAGAGGATTCTTGACTACAAGAAGATCGTTGAGGGGTTGGCGCTACCCCGAAATATCCCTGACACTAACCCGTACCGCTCCAGTTCCT TGGATGTTACAAGCCGATTCGATGAAGTGTTCTGGTTTGGCGACTTTAACTTCCGGTTGAACAAGGATCGTCCAGGAGTGAACTCCATTCTCCAGTGCAAACCGGAGAGCGACATGTCCCACCTGCTGCAGTACGACCAGCTGATCAAGGAGATGAATGACG GTTCCATATTTAAAGGCTTTGAAGAAGCTTCCATCCAGTTTCTCCCCACGTATAAGTTTGACATCGGCTGCGACGATTACGACACAACCTCAAAGCAGAGAACGCCGTCCTATACA GACCGGGTGGTGTATAAGAGCCGGAATAAAGGGGACATCCGTGTACTGAGATACGCCTCCTGCTCCCTGGTGAAGACGTCTGACCACAGGCCCGTGTTCGGGTTATTTGAAGTGAGGATCAGACCTGGCAGAGACAA tataCCTTTGGCCGCCGGGCTATTTGACCGCGAGTTGTACCTTCTGGGCATCAAGAGGAGAATCTCAAGAGAACTGCAGAAACGTCAGGCaatcaaaaaccaaaaaaacagcaGCGTCTGTACAATCTCCTGA